In Schaalia sp. JY-X169, the following are encoded in one genomic region:
- a CDS encoding PrsW family intramembrane metalloprotease, whose amino-acid sequence MTSSEPNPWERYRLSAQRSERQDEGHHLDSPSPYSQAQPSSDAKVGRFRTWWVARGLSTSDTVIVIAAVVGLIATSLVLFQSTGFVSTGAFGLIALLPLGIVAWVLSRSDALAPMPLRYLLFSAAWGAGVATAIAAAINTALFEDLIHYLGDVASAEVRAAVLVAPFSEEVLKGLGVVVILVVGRPYVVSLSNGVAVGGLAGAGFAFTENILYFAQAHAEGTSSLGVTIFARAVMSPFVHPLATSLIGIGVAAALLGPKGIWSRCWRGGVGWIAAIFVHAAWNGLASRGIEWLVWYILLEVPLFIVWLIWILRRPKKELPRIGQGLDPYVATGWLSTQELHMVCDAGGRKYARQWARKVGKPAPKALRGYMKNAGRLGLEQRQIENSGPSRPRTLVAQKALAEMIIHREAYLEAGQLAVEEGRIAGDD is encoded by the coding sequence ATGACCAGTAGCGAGCCTAATCCCTGGGAGCGGTACCGGCTCTCAGCCCAGAGATCTGAGCGGCAAGACGAGGGGCATCACCTCGATTCACCCTCGCCATACTCCCAAGCCCAGCCCTCTTCAGATGCAAAAGTTGGGCGGTTCCGGACGTGGTGGGTTGCAAGAGGGCTGTCGACCTCGGACACGGTAATCGTCATTGCCGCAGTAGTGGGTTTGATCGCGACCAGTCTTGTCTTGTTTCAAAGTACCGGGTTCGTCTCTACCGGTGCGTTCGGCCTAATTGCGTTACTCCCATTGGGGATCGTGGCATGGGTTCTCTCCCGCTCGGACGCATTGGCACCAATGCCGCTCAGATACCTTCTCTTCTCAGCTGCATGGGGCGCCGGTGTCGCAACCGCAATTGCGGCGGCTATCAACACAGCCCTTTTTGAAGATCTCATCCACTATTTAGGCGACGTAGCATCTGCGGAAGTCCGCGCTGCGGTCCTGGTGGCGCCGTTCTCAGAAGAAGTCCTCAAGGGTCTTGGGGTTGTGGTCATTCTTGTCGTGGGTCGCCCGTACGTGGTCTCACTCAGCAATGGTGTGGCAGTCGGGGGTTTGGCTGGTGCGGGATTCGCATTCACTGAGAACATCCTCTACTTTGCTCAGGCCCACGCTGAAGGTACTTCATCCTTGGGCGTGACCATCTTTGCCCGCGCAGTTATGAGTCCATTCGTCCATCCCCTCGCAACATCCCTAATCGGGATCGGCGTTGCCGCGGCTCTTCTAGGTCCCAAGGGGATCTGGAGTCGTTGCTGGCGAGGTGGCGTGGGGTGGATTGCAGCCATTTTCGTTCATGCTGCTTGGAATGGCTTGGCCAGCAGGGGGATCGAGTGGCTTGTCTGGTACATCCTGCTTGAGGTTCCACTCTTTATTGTCTGGCTGATCTGGATACTGCGGCGGCCGAAAAAAGAACTTCCGCGTATTGGACAAGGCTTGGACCCCTATGTGGCAACAGGTTGGTTGTCCACCCAAGAGCTCCATATGGTTTGCGATGCCGGGGGGAGGAAGTATGCGAGGCAGTGGGCCCGGAAAGTCGGCAAGCCAGCCCCGAAAGCGCTGCGGGGTTACATGAAGAACGCGGGACGGCTGGGACTAGAGCAACGCCAGATTGAGAACAGCGGACCGTCACGCCCTCGTACCCTGGTTGCACAGAAGGCACTAGCTGAGATGATCATTCATCGGGAAGCGTACTTGGAAGCCGGTCAGTTGGCCGTTGAAGAGGGAAGAATCGCCGGAGATGACTGA
- a CDS encoding NUDIX hydrolase, whose product MTDLGPDWVPDDEGVPSRKGARLLIFDREGNILLIRGHDTHDLKHRWWFTVGGGLEQDEDPRAGALREAIEETGFCFDARFVEGPVMHRKAEFRFRNVMARQEELFFIARVDGVRPQVESQNLTALENETLDEFAWFSPEELVALAGRETVYPLSLPEHVLAWHKEWDGVYVELAAEGGATQGWVRDPDPR is encoded by the coding sequence ATGACTGATCTGGGTCCCGACTGGGTTCCCGACGACGAGGGCGTACCCAGCCGAAAGGGCGCGAGGCTACTCATTTTTGATCGTGAAGGAAACATTCTCCTGATCAGGGGCCACGATACGCACGACCTCAAACACCGCTGGTGGTTTACGGTCGGCGGAGGGTTGGAGCAGGACGAGGATCCGCGTGCGGGGGCACTTCGTGAGGCGATTGAGGAGACCGGATTCTGTTTCGATGCACGTTTCGTGGAAGGTCCGGTCATGCATCGAAAGGCGGAGTTTCGTTTCCGTAATGTCATGGCACGTCAAGAGGAGCTTTTCTTCATCGCGCGTGTTGACGGAGTGAGACCACAGGTCGAGTCTCAGAACCTAACTGCGCTGGAGAACGAGACGCTCGACGAGTTTGCCTGGTTTTCTCCGGAGGAACTAGTAGCTCTTGCAGGGCGTGAGACGGTGTATCCGCTGTCACTACCGGAACATGTGCTTGCGTGGCACAAAGAATGGGATGGCGTTTACGTAGAGTTGGCGGCCGAGGGCGGCGCCACGCAAGGGTGGGTAAGGGACCCCGATCCGCGTTGA